The window TTGGTTGCTGTGTCGAAGGGAATAACAGATTATTGGTGTATGAATATGCGGAGAACAACAGTTTGTCAAATGCTTTGCTTGGTAAGTTTAAGACTGGAATTTTACTTGCACAAAGTCTGACCTGTGTATTAACTTTCATAATCCTGTGCATTACCTTGTGATCAGGACCAAAGAGTAGATGTATCCCTTTGAACTGGCAAACAAGAGCTGCCATTTGTACTGGAACTGCTTCTGGTCTTGCATTTCTTCACGAGGAAGCACAACCACGCATAGTCCACCGTGATATCAAGGCTAGCAACATCTTACTTGATAAGACGCTGGCTCCTAAAATTGGAGATTTTGGACTGGCCAAGCTTTTCCCTGATGCCATCACTCACATTAGCACGCGTGTTGCGGGAACCATGTCAGTCCTCTCTATATCTTTTGGTGTATTTACTTGCTTTTACAGTGCGAGTTATGTGTATTTATGTAGATTTTCTCCGGAACAGATATCGTGCAGTACTTACTTTTACGATGAAAGGAAAAATATTTCAATCAGCTGCCTTCAGTTACTTTTCTCCCAGTTGAACCAATTGACTGTTGTGATGCTGTCGAGACTATTAGTTGTATTTTGCTTTTTCCGTAACGACAAACTTCTATTGACATTTACGGATATGATCTCTCCTGCAGGGGTTACTTGGCTCCAGAGTATGCACTATTGGGACAGTTAACCAAGAAAGCAGACATATATAGTTTCGGGGTGCTGCTTCTTGAAGTTATAAGTGGTGAAAGCAGCAGCAAATCGACTTGGGGGGAAGATATGCATGTCCTTGTGGAATGGGTAATTCACCTTTGCctctcctttctccataggatgcaaATACCATGCTTGTATGAACTCTTGATAGCTGCAGCATCATAAATCTGCGCACAGAGAGTCCTAGATTTCCCCATGGTAGACTTGCATCACATATTGGTGATGGTGAtcgtattttttcttttgcataattGACTTGGACTGAACTGCAGACATGGAAGCTGCGAGAAGAAGAGAGACTTTTGGAAATTGTAGATCCAGACGTGGAAGAATACCCAGAGGAGCAAGTACTTCGTTTCATCAAGGTGGCACTTCTGTGTACCCAAGCAACAGCACAGCAGAGGCCATCCATGAAGCAGGTGGTCCATATGCTAGCTAATGAAACAGAAATCGATCTTCAAAACGCCGTCCCACCGGGTGTGCTGAAAGAACCCCGTCGTAAAATGGGTAGTTTGGGGGATTTGGCTCTGGACACGTCCTCGAGTCAGAGCACCAGAGCCAACGTGGCTGGCTCCTGCACCACACAGACCAGAGACATGAACAGCTGTAATTTTAGCACAACGGAGGTTTTACCTAGGTGATGTGGTGGACCAATTTGCAAACTTGTTTGCCACCTCCATCAGAGTGCCATGAGGTTTTGATGCGTCGAGTGCTGACGAGGTTTTTGTTGAAATGGAAAATTGCACATAATGTACTTGAAGCCTTGATTCAGGAGATAGACAGGATGCTGAGGGGAGTAGCTGTGAGTTGCTGCTGTACAGAATGCACACTTCACTTCAAAGTTTAACACATGTTATTCTTTAGTGCTTGGTGTAGAGACGCGTTGCACGAGCATTATGTCGTTGGAGCTTCTCAACAGAAGGCAGCATATGAGAGAGATGTGGCGAGGAACAGGCTGAACAGTTCCCTCGGTGCATATAACCCTAGTCACAATTTAATGTCATAAGTTTACTTTTCTTCATGTAGAGTGAACATATGTGTAGAAATTATGGTTAGTTTCTACAGACCGGTGATACATTGTACTTTTTGTTCATGGTGGGATGTTGCAGTTTATAATTTCTTTAGTGGACCGCACCTAGAGGAGCCCAATTGGAGCTAAATGTTTTCTCACGGGATCTTTGAATGACAGTTCACATGCCAGGAAAGAAAAAATCTTCTGTTCCAAAcggagttact is drawn from Triticum dicoccoides isolate Atlit2015 ecotype Zavitan chromosome 4A, WEW_v2.0, whole genome shotgun sequence and contains these coding sequences:
- the LOC119285200 gene encoding putative serine/threonine-protein kinase: MGSSASCLWSGSKSGPGPNGPAAAAASPRSGHVLSRSGRNIQVFSLKELKSATRNFHMTNCIGRGGFGPVYKGDLRDGTQVAIKRLSAESKQGTNEFLTEIDVISNVRHPNLVKLIGCCVEGNNRLLVYEYAENNSLSNALLGPKSRCIPLNWQTRAAICTGTASGLAFLHEEAQPRIVHRDIKASNILLDKTLAPKIGDFGLAKLFPDAITHISTRVAGTMGYLAPEYALLGQLTKKADIYSFGVLLLEVISGESSSKSTWGEDMHVLVEWTWKLREEERLLEIVDPDVEEYPEEQVLRFIKVALLCTQATAQQRPSMKQVVHMLANETEIDLQNAVPPGVLKEPRRKMGSLGDLALDTSSSQSTRANVAGSCTTQTRDMNSCNFSTTEVLPR